In Onychostoma macrolepis isolate SWU-2019 chromosome 04, ASM1243209v1, whole genome shotgun sequence, one DNA window encodes the following:
- the LOC131538399 gene encoding CD209 antigen-like protein E — translation MELETIYENIRNCDITDTSRPRIQSYCQNEGKARKQRGSRCLMLITVGLGLICVLLVVFIILQHITITRERQLLKPSCKNIFQLFNETTNSLQEDYTDLMIKKDQLQNSFSSLSQKKLELETTVNGLTAEKDQLQRSIDSLSQKKLELETELRMLSGRGNGKFFYSYELKSWSDSRHYCRDHGGDLVIINSEEKQRLISSFIKERVWIGLSDIQQEGNMKWVDNSPLKQGFWDRNEPNDANGAEDCIELNPAKSVLNNWNDIRCSDKRKWICEN, via the exons ATGGAATTAGAGacaatttatgaaaatattagaaACTGTGATATTACGGACACATCTAGACCTCGAATACAGAGTTACTGCCAGAATGAAGGAAAAGCTCGAAAGCAAA GAGGAAGTAGATGTTTGATGTTGATCACAGTGGGTCTTGGGCTCATTTGTGTTCTTTTGGTGGTCTTCATCATACTACAGCATATCACCATCACAAGAGAGAGACAGCTGTTAAAGCCAAGTTGCAAGAACATATTTCAATTGTTCAATGAAACTACAAACAGCTTACAGGAAGATTACACTGATCTAATGATTAAAAAAGACCAGCTGCAGAACAGTTTTAGCTCTTTGAGTCAGAAGAAACTGGAGCTGGAGACCACAGTGAATGGTCTCACTGCTGAGAAAGACCAGTTACAGAGAAGCATTGACTCTTTGAGTCAGAAGAAACTGGAGTTAGAGACTGAACTAAGGATGTTATCGGGACGAG GAAATGGCAAGTTTTTCTATTCCTATGAGTTGAAGAGCTGGTCTGACAGCAGGCATTACTGCCGGGATCATGGCGGTGATCTGGTCATTATAAACAGTGAAGAGAAGCAG AGGTTGATATCTTCATTTATCAAGGAGAGAGTGTGGATTGGTTTGTCTGACATACAGCAGGAGGGCAACATGAAATGGGTGGATAATTCACCGCTGAAACAAGG GTTTTGGGACAGAAATGAGCCAAATGACGCAAATGGAGCTGAAGACTGTATTGAACTGAATCCTGCAAAATCTGTCCTGAACAACTGGAATGATATCCGATGCTCAGATAAAAGAAAATGGATTTGTGAAAATTAA